The Saccharolobus shibatae B12 genomic interval GATATTTTCTACTATCGAACAATATATCAACTTCTAGTCCATAGCTTGAAAGATTATTAACAATTTCATCTATTATTGATTTTTCAATGTAAGTTAAGGTAACTATTAAAATCTTCATTTCTGTCACCTACTGTGGGGATCCCTGGAGACCCTAATTCATCGCACCCCTAAATATTTAGGGTTCTCCAAGGGTGTCGCCAGATCCCCGTTAGAAGTAATGATAATAAAAGTTAAAAAGTCATATCTATATTATTATAATGCCGCCGTAGCTCAGCCCGGGAGAGCGCCCGGCTGAAGACCGGGTTGTCCGGGGTTCAAGTCCCCGCGGCGGCACCTCCAGAATTTTTAGTTTTTTCCACTATGGATTGCTAATCAGAACTTTTCTGGGTTCTTCAATATCGTAATTATTACCAAAAGATTTTTTAGATCGAGCCTATAGAGTCGATTATATGACCGATATCTTAATCGATGCTATGGATTTAAAGAAAGTATACAAAACTAAAAATATTGAATATATTGCATTAAGAGGAGTAACCTTGAAAGTAAAGAAAGGAGAGTTTCTGGTTATAGCAGGTCCTTCTGGATCTGGTAAGACCACACTTTTAGATTTGCTAGGTCTTTTAGATTCGCCTAGTGCTGGTAAAGTAATAATAGATGGAAGCGATGTTACGAATTTTGATGAAGATGAAAGAGCAATTTTTAGAAGAAGATATATAGGTTTTGTGTTTCAATCATATAATTTAATTACATATCTGACAGTTCTTGAGAACGTTGAATTAGCTTTAGCAGCTGTAGGAGTTCCGGTGTGGAAAAGGAAGGAGAAGGCAGAAGAGATTCTATCCATGATTCCCGGTATGTTGGAACTTAAGAATAAAAAGCCTAACGAATTATCGGGGGGCCAGCAACAGAGAGTTGCTATAGCTAGAGCCTTAGCCAATGATCCTAAGATATTACTTGCGGATGAACCGACTGCAAATCTAGATTCTAAAACAGGTGAGGCAATAGTGGAGTTAATGAAGAAGTTGAATGATGAAAAAAAGGTAACTATCATAATGGCTACTCATGACCCCGATATGATGAAATATGCTGATAGAATTGTGTATATTAGAGATGGGTTAATTGAGAAAGAGGTAATACAGAATGAGTAAAGCAATATCTCTTATTATTGTATCACTATTTCTTGTATCACTACTATTTATTCCATTAACATTTTCCGGTACACAATCACCTTTTTCAGTATCTTCACAATGGCTTACTTCTCCACCATATGTGACACCAGGTGAAAAATTAGTGCAGCTACAAGTAAACTTAGAATATCATGGAACTGGGAATTTAACGAATGTGGAGATTTATCCAATAGAAACCGGTCCTTTTATAGTATATCCATCTACACAAACATACACTCTTTCCTCAATGCTTCCCGATCAGCAGTATTCGTTCATATTCATTGGAAATATCACACCTAATATACCTTTGGGTGTGTATAATTTCTATCTACAAGTAATATATCTCGAAAATGGCATAGAGCAAACACAGACGATCCCGGTACAAATTCCTATTCTTGGATATGTGCAACTTTCTGCAATTGCTCAAACTAGTGGTACAATATTTCCGGGAGAGCAGTACGTTCCAATAAATTTAGTAATATATAATACTGGTACTATTACTGCTACTAATGTAACCCTATTCTTAAACTCAACGTATCCATTACAATTTGTAACTAAAGAGATAAATATACCAATTATTAGTGCAGGATCTTCACTTTCTGTTCAAGCAATAGCAAATATTTATAATAACGCAACGATCGGCACATATAAAATACCACTTACAGCTTTAGTATATGGCGCATATCATTCGCTAAACGTTTCAGTAATAATTAACAGTAATCAAACTGTAGGGGGGAAGCTAATAACTTCGTATGTTATCCTACCTGCTGGTTCAAATCAGTTAGGCGTTCCAATAACCCTCCAATTAATTTACACTGGCCCTGTTCCAGTAAGTAGCTATTCAATTCAACTTATGTTACCAAATGGGTTTACTAATATAACTGGTGGAAATTCTGTTTATGTCAATGGTGGGCCATTGCAACCTTATGAGGATTTCACAGTTCCATTTACTATTAACATTCGTAATTTATCTTTAGGTGCGTATACTATCCCTTTAAAAATAATATGGAACACCATAGAAGGTAACGGTATTGTTGTAAATACAGTACAGTGTATGGCATTTACCATGTTCCTTCTGGGTGAACCAAATATAGAAGTTTCTCCTGAAACCTCTTTATTATATGCAGGAGAAGTTAACAATATTACTTTAGTTATATCAAATGTAGGGTCTGGAACTATATACAACCTATCCCTTTCCGTTTCCTCTCAACAAGTGTCTATTCTTAATAACCTACCTAAAATACAATTACTATCTCCAAACCAATTGATTAGGATACCTTTAGAAGTTTATGTACCATCCAGTTATCAAGGAACTCCTATACAATTTAGTATTTCAATATCATATTTAAATTCGGTTTATCAACAGTCACAGTATCAACAACAAATAGGTCTTTACGTTTCTCCTTTGATATCGCCAAATATCCCCATTATAACCACTTTAAATCCAGGGATAATATCACCAAATTTATTCACAACCACATATCTCGTACTGTCAAACTCATTAAATACTACCTTATATAATTTATCAGTTACTCTTTCGTCACCGATTTATATTAACTCTACTGCGTTTAACTTAGCATCATTAAAGCCTAATTCTCAGTACGAATTGCCTATAACTGTTTATGCTCAAAACCCGGGTAGCTATTCTATTTCAATCTCAATTGTCTATTACCAAGGTAATATAGAAAGACAAGAACAGATAACGGTTCCAGTTTACGCCATGCAAATTAATTCACCGACTATACCAATTTTAATTCAATTCAATTCTTCTACACTATTGACTGGTCAAGTAGAATATACAACTATTGTAATACAAAACACATTAAATCAACCATTGTATAACGTTACCATATCATTAGTTACACAAGGAACGCTTTATATTAACGCAACTACAATAACTTTACCTTCCCTTCAACCATTACAAAGATTATACGTTCCAGTGGAAGTGTATACGCAGAGTGCTGGAATAGTTAGTGTAAGCGCCAGTATATCATATTATCAAGCAGGACAATTGAAGCAAGCTCAAGAAGTTATTAATGATTTAGCAGCGGGCTCAGTTAATATTATAATAACTGGCGTTTCCACTGTTCCTTCGGTAGCAGTAAGAGGCAGTATAGTTTCGGTCACCGCAACGATCTATAACTTTGGTACTGGTCCTGCAAACGGTCTCACAGTAACAGTATTTCCACCTAAAGACATTGTAGTGATAGGTCAGAACACTTATTATGTGGGTAATTTAGGTTCAGATACGTCATCAACATTTACCTTTGCATTTAGGATACTTAACTCCACTAAGCCAGGTTCCTACGTTATTCCTATAGAGTATACCTATACCAATGATATTGGGCAAGTTTTACATTCACATTCAAATATCACACTAGAAGTTTCAAATGCTTCTTCTGGCTTCTTCACCTCGTCTTTTAGGAGTAGTAACAATTCCCACATATCCCTAATCGGCATATTAGGCATAATAATTGTAATAATTATAGTCATAGTCTTAGTGATAGTATTTTTAAGAAGAAGGAGGTAATTAATAGTGAATACATTAGACATTTTCTGGCTAGCATATAAGGGATTAGTATCTAGGAAAGCCATATCGATTTTAGCTATAATATCAGTTATGATAGGGGTAGCCAGTGTAACTGTACTAGTAGCTTTTACTCAAGGTATAAGTCAATCTATCTTATCAGTTGTGGAGTCATTGGGATCTAATACAATTTTAGTTTTACCTAGGAGTAGTGCAGGTTTAACTCAAGCTACTGTAGCAACTATAGCGAGTCTGCCGGGAGTTGAGGCAGTTTATCCAGTAGTTAGTGGTTTTGGCGAAATAAATGTCGAGGGACAACAATTAGGGGTTAGCATAATTGGAATAGACAACTTGTCAGCACTTCTTGGCCAAGTACTACTACAAAGTGGGTCAGTTTATCCTCCAGTTACCTCTCCTGAAGCCGTAATTGGATCAGAAGTAGCGAATCCTGTCCCTGGGGTTTTCTTCTCTCCAGGAGATATAATTACTGTTCAAATTTCTAGAGGTAATAGTATAGCGTTAGAAATAGTAGGAGTGTTATCTCCATCTGGTGCTAATCCATTATCTAATTCTCAAACGTCTATATTTTTACCTTTGGGTGAAGCAATGGCTATTCTAAACAGAACTTCATATAGCGAAATAATAGTTGAGGCTCAATCGGTTAATGATGTTAATAATGTAGTGAACCTTATTGGTGAAATATATGGTAATCAGTTTAGCGTGATTTCAGTTCAGCAGTTAATCAACACAGTATCTACTATTACGTCTGGGTTTAGTTTTCTATTAATATCAGTTGCGTCAATATCTCTTTTCGTAGGAGCTGTTGGAATAATGGCAATAATGTTAAGTAGAGTGTATCAAAGGATAAGAGAAATCGGTATAATGAAAACAGTAGGGCTAACAACTAGAGATATTCTTTTAGTTTTCTTAGCAGAATCTGGGATAATAGGATTAATTGGAGGCATAGTAGGTATATTGGTAGGTTTAGTAGGTACTTCATTTATTGATCTTTTATCAGCAATAACGTCTCAATCCGCATCTAGTAGTTCAGTGAGTACAAACACGGGTGGATTTAGAGGGGGTGGCGGTTTTGGTAGATTTGGTGGAGCATCCGCTTCATCTGCATCTTTCTTCACATTTAAACCGATTATTTCGATAGAAGCAATTTTAATAGCATTAGCAGTAGCAGTTGCTGTGAGTTTAATAGCAGGGATTTATCCAGCCTGGAAGGCTGCGAAGCTTACAGCAATTGATGCGATTAGAAGAGATTAAATTTTTGTCTTTACATTATATAAAGTAGAGCTTATCCTTTTTGGTATTGGCAATTTGAGTGTGATGATGAGAGGGTCCAATGATTTGATGATTATCGCTGGAAAAACTGATAATCAGAAAGCTTAAAATAAACCTTTTTATAAACAATTTTTAGTAAAACTGCGGCCGTAGTCTAGGCTGGATTAGGACGCCGGCCTCCCAAGCCGGTGATCCCGGGTTCAAATCCCGGCGGCCGCATACATCTTTTTTTATCTGAAGGCTACTATGAAAATTTTATTATTAGAGAATTAAATTGTTTATTTCCATAAAGTATTATACAATAACAACTATTAAGATCTCTTTTTTTATCGCAGAATACTTTTCATATATTGATGAATATGCACATAATTCTTTCTATTATTATAAGTGAGAATTAAAAACTATTCATAAATCATATAGACTAGATAGTAACTAGTTTTAATTGTTGTTAACATATGGTTTCATTTGCGAACTTATAAGGTAGTCAAATGATAATAAATTATAATAAATTGGAACCATACTATACAATACTATTTCATATAAACAGTTATATAATATATTTCATTATAGTTATCTCGCGGTTAGCTTGCTCGTATACAACAAATATCTGCCAGTACCAAAACAATTTAATGATGAATTTTGGACCGTTGAGAAGGTAGAACATATTAGGTACCTCTCTTTGACTGGTAAGCCTTATAAAATATTCAATGAAGATATGAACTCTTTAAGGGTATTAGATAAAGTTAGATTCAAACTTGATAAGGCAACTTCAATTTCTTTAACCCCCAAGGCCAATCTGGAACTAGAATTTTCTGGAATTTACATGAAGTCTCCTTTATATCTAGGTGACATGTCATACGGAGCGTTAAGTGGCAATCCCAATATAGCAATTGCTACTGCGGCTGATTTGACTGAAACTCTTGCCGGTACGGGAGAAGGTGGCCTACATCCAGAGGTTGCTAAGCATAAGAGAATTTTTGTGCAGTGGGCGTCAGCTAGATTTGGTGTTGATATTAGAGTTTTAACTGCTGGTATGGGTGTTGTCATAAAAATTGGTCAAGGGGCTAAGCCTGGAATTGGCGGCCATTTACCAGGGAATAAAGTTACTGAGCCTATATCTGTCACTAGAAGAATTCCAATTGGTATAGATGCTATATCTCCAGCACCTCATCATGATATTTATTCCATCGAGGATCTGGGACAAAGAATAGAGGCATTAAAAGAAGCAACTGGAAAGCCGGTTTTTGTTAAAGTAGCTGCAACTAATTATATCCCTTACATAGTTTCCGGTATTGCTAGAATGGGGGCAGATGGTGTTATAATAGATGGTCATGGAGCGGGAACTGGTGCCACCCCTGTTGTAATAAGAGATAACGTTGGTATACCAATAGAGCTAGCTGTAGCCTCAGCTGATAAGATTTTAAGGAGAGAAGGACTTAGGGATAAGTTTACTATTATAGCTGCTGGTAGGGTCTCATCAGCAACAGACGCTGCTAAACTAATTGCTTTAGGTGCTGACGTAGTGAGCGTTGGTACCGGAGCCTTAATAGCTATGGGTTGTGTAATGGTACATAAGTGTCATGTAGGCTCATGCCCTACAGGTTTAACTGCCAAGATTGATGGGACTAGAGTAGTTGACGTAGAGTTCGGCGTTAAGATGCTAGTTAATTTTATCAATGGATTTTCCATGGAGTTAGCTAATATTTTAGATAATTTAGGTTTGAATAGTATTAAGGAACTTAGAGGTAAAAGAGAGCTACTTTATGGACATGGCTTGAGTAAAGACACGTTAGAAATTCTAGGAATTGAAGGTACGGAAGATGAAGTGAATCCTAAATTGGGAGAGTTATGGAATAGGAGAGTTATTGCTTACATGCACGAATTGATGAATAAGGGCAATCCAGTAATAACCAGTATGGGTAGTACTGCACCACCTGATGTAGAGAAACCCGCCAGAATAATCGATTGGCTTAGATCTGATGGAGCTCAGGTTACTAGACCTTCAATAGATCCTTATAGAGAAGATGTAGATACTTCCTTTTATCTTAAAGGTGGAGAGATATATCTATCACTCCCAATAATCTTCGATATTACCGAAGCCTCTTTAGAGTATAAGGAAGCGTTTGCTTGGAGTGCTTTAGCTTTGTCTTCAGCAGTGTTTGACTATGAAACTATCGATAAGTACGCAGAAGTCTTCATAAGTAGTGATGGGAAAGGTATTGCTAGGTGGAGTAAGAGTGATATCTACGAGAACTCGTATCTTCTGATACCTGCAGATGAGAACGTAATAGACGAAGTTATTGGAATGGGCGTTCAAGGGTTTATAGTTGATGAGGATAGTGGAAATAGTGATCTAGAATTGGTAGTTAGTGCTTTAGATACCAAATTAAAGGAAGTGGGTGTTAGAAATCATTATGACATTTTGGCTAAGTCAGGTAGACTCAGACATTCCGCAGACGCTTTTAAATTAGTTCTATTGGGTGCTGATTCTGTAATTATGCCTTATTTTATTTTAGAAAAAGCCATAGGTGAGGGAAATAAGGGTAATTTGAAAGAGAAAGCCTTCAGTCTCATAGCTGGAATGAAAAAGGAAATAGCTTTGCTTGCCGGTGCAGCTGGGGTTTATAGCGTCCAATCTACTTTGACCGGTAACAGGGAGTTATTGCGTTCTATCAATTTGAGCTATCCTATAAGGAAAGCACTTAGAATAAAACCAGCGGGGTCTTTATAATGGTTGACTATTATCCTTCTGGTTGTGGTGTTTTTGGAATCTTAAGGAAAAGAAACTCTCCAAAAGTCAAAGGCAATTTAGTTGTTAGAGCAATAGATAGAGTCAGATATAGGGGTAGTGATAAGGGAGCAGGATTTGCTGTATTTAATTTGGAAAAAAGAAACTATTATGTTATTAAAGCGTTTTATGAGGGAAACCCCAGTGAACTGAAGGATATGTTCAGCAAGTATGGTGTAGAAGTTAAGAATGTAGAATTGCTAACCAAGTATTCGAATCTGTGCGATTGTAATCTTATTGCTTTGGGCGATATAAATGAGGTTAGGAAGGCTATAAGGAATGTAAATGAGATAATGTGGAACGGTAAAGAGAGGAAGGGCAGAGTGTATAGCGTTGGTAGCTCTCTTCATGTGTATAAGGGTGTTGGATATCCTAAAGACGTAGCAGAACAATATCGTGTTGAGGAGTTTGAAGGCGATTTATGGTTAGCACATACCAGGCAACCCACTAATTCCCCTGGCTATTATCCGTTTTGGTCTCATCCCTTTTCCTCATTTAATGTTGCTATAGTTCACAATGGCGATGTTAGCTCATTTGGAGCTAACGTAGAATATCTAAATTCAAGGGGGCTAAATAGTTTTGTAGGAACTGATAGTGAGGTATTGGCTTTTTTATTTGAGGAACTCATTGCTGAAGGTTTAACCATCGAAGAGGCAGTAAAGATTCTAATTAACCCATCAAGAAGATTCAATGCCTTACCTAAAGATATTGATTACTTATATAGAAACGCTATGTTAGATGGCCCCTTTACAGCGGTTATTGGTTACGACTCCGGTGATGATTTATATCTGATAGCAATTGCTGATAGATCTAAATTTAGGCCGGCAATAATTGGCGAGGATGAGTCATATTATTATGTAGCAAGTGAGGAGAATGAAATTAGGGAAATAAGCCCTAAAGCTAAAGTTTGGACGCTTAAACCTGGTTCTTACTTTATAGCATCTTATAAAAAAGGTATCATATCATATGGGAGGAGCAATGACGAGCTAAAGACATTTTCTCCTCCACCAATAATGGTTCCAGAGAAGTATGATATTAATGCCTATAATATAGGGTATAAGGAGTTAAATTATGAGATACTTAAGTTAGCTGAAAAAGGAAAGAAGGAAATAACAGTTGCCAACGTTTTAGGTCATAGATATATTGGGATAAACCTACCGGCTAAAAACATAAACAATTTGAGAATTAACCTTTATGGTATAGTTGGAAACGCTATGGCAAATTTAAATGAGGGTAACGAATTTTATGTTTATGGAAATGTTGCTGATGACTGTTGTGATACCATGCATGGAGGGAAAGTAGTAATTTACGGTGATGCGAGAGACGTTTTAGCTCAGACTTTTCAGAATGGTAAGATTTTCGTTAAGGGTAATGCTGGAAATAGGGTTGGTATTCAAATGAGGGAATATAAGGATAAAAGACCCTATCTTATAATAGGCGGTATTGTTGATGATTATTTAGGAGAATATATGGCTGGAGGCGTAATAATAGTGTTTGGTAAAGGGTTTAACGGAGAACCAGTGGGAAATTTCGTAGGAACGGGAATGGTAAGGGGGAGAATATACATAAGAGGCAAGGTTTCTCCATCAAAACTAGGATTACAACCACCAAGGTATGAGATAATGAGATTACTAAAAGCACTATTCTTAGAGGGCCTAATTTCTAGTGAGGAATACGATTCACTAAAGAACGAAGAATATATTGAGATTGTTAATAAGTTAAAAGGAGAAGCTAAGGAATATGCCAAGAAATTGTTTGAAGAGAAAATCGGAGTTCCGACATACGAATATAGAGAATTAACCGAGGAGGAATTTAAGGAACTGTACCCAGTAGTTGATGAATATTCTAAGGATATGATGGACTACTCTTATACTGAACTATTAAAGGAAAAGTTTACTGTAATAACTGCTAGAAAATTATAGAAGATATTTCGCTGAAGATATTTCGCTTAAAGTTTTCTTTACTGAAATTTAGAGCTCTGTTTTTCATTTCCCTTCTCAACCCTATATTTTCATTTTCCAGTAAGCTCTTTAATAATGTTACGGCTTCTTCTATGTCTGAGTACGAGAATTCGGGAACTACTTCGTAAGCTCCACTTTCCTTAGGGACTATTGGTATAACTCCGCCTGCCATTGCTTCTATAACTGGTATTCCAAAATGCTCTCCTATCGTTGCGTGGAAATAGACTTTAGCTTTTGACAATACTTTAAGCAACTCCTCTCTTGGTAAATTAGTTACAATTTCTATGTCGGCGTTAAGTTCTCTCTTAAGCTTAATTAACTTGTTCAGATAGTCTCTTTCATTCAGTGAACCAATGATTACGCCTTTAACTCCGCTTTTAGCAGCTAAAAGGATTGAATTTTCAAGCATTTTCCCTCTTTCTATTCTTCCTATTGTCACAAAGAAATTTTCCCTTTTTTCCTCATTATATGCTCTCTGAAAATATTCTACATCTACTGGAGGGTATATTACTTTTGGCTCATTTATTTTATAAACTTCAGCTATCGCCTTTGCAGAATAGCGAGAATTTGCTATTATCTTTGCCCTTTTCCCCTCGTCTTTTATTTTATTTATGACGAGACGAAACGGTAATAAATAAAGTTTCCAAAAAAGGGATCTGGTATACTTGCTTGGTAAGTTAGCTATTGAAGGTGCGCCTGCATAAATTACGTGTGGAGCTAATTCTGATAACGGTATAGGCACTCCAGACGCATTTAGATATAAATCTGGTTTTACTTTTTTCGCCGTATAGTAGGTCAATAACCTTTGATACTTATCTAGCTTTGGTAAATGAAAAGGCAACGTATACACTGAGGGTATTGATTTATCATAAGGTTTTGCAAAGCTTATTGCAACATAATTTATTTTTCTTTCCTCCAACATTTCAAAAAATGTCTTGTATATAGTTCCCTCGCCACTATAACCCCTACTCATTCCTAAGCCATGGGCTATTACTGCAACCTTTATTTTCTTCATATTTCATTATTACTTCTAGATGGTTCAGATTATAATACCAGTGGGTCCTAATGACAAGCTAGATTGGGTTAAAAGAAGCGTAAATTCGGCGTTATCACAACCAGTTGATAAGGTGATAATTTACGATAATAGTGAAAGAAGCGATATATATAATATATTTCAGCCGTTGGCAGATAAATTGGTTTATATTAAGGATAAGAGAATGAAAAGGGTTAACATGGCTAGATTACGTAATAAGATGCTCTCATTAATTGATGA includes:
- a CDS encoding COG1361 S-layer family protein encodes the protein MSKAISLIIVSLFLVSLLFIPLTFSGTQSPFSVSSQWLTSPPYVTPGEKLVQLQVNLEYHGTGNLTNVEIYPIETGPFIVYPSTQTYTLSSMLPDQQYSFIFIGNITPNIPLGVYNFYLQVIYLENGIEQTQTIPVQIPILGYVQLSAIAQTSGTIFPGEQYVPINLVIYNTGTITATNVTLFLNSTYPLQFVTKEINIPIISAGSSLSVQAIANIYNNATIGTYKIPLTALVYGAYHSLNVSVIINSNQTVGGKLITSYVILPAGSNQLGVPITLQLIYTGPVPVSSYSIQLMLPNGFTNITGGNSVYVNGGPLQPYEDFTVPFTINIRNLSLGAYTIPLKIIWNTIEGNGIVVNTVQCMAFTMFLLGEPNIEVSPETSLLYAGEVNNITLVISNVGSGTIYNLSLSVSSQQVSILNNLPKIQLLSPNQLIRIPLEVYVPSSYQGTPIQFSISISYLNSVYQQSQYQQQIGLYVSPLISPNIPIITTLNPGIISPNLFTTTYLVLSNSLNTTLYNLSVTLSSPIYINSTAFNLASLKPNSQYELPITVYAQNPGSYSISISIVYYQGNIERQEQITVPVYAMQINSPTIPILIQFNSSTLLTGQVEYTTIVIQNTLNQPLYNVTISLVTQGTLYINATTITLPSLQPLQRLYVPVEVYTQSAGIVSVSASISYYQAGQLKQAQEVINDLAAGSVNIIITGVSTVPSVAVRGSIVSVTATIYNFGTGPANGLTVTVFPPKDIVVIGQNTYYVGNLGSDTSSTFTFAFRILNSTKPGSYVIPIEYTYTNDIGQVLHSHSNITLEVSNASSGFFTSSFRSSNNSHISLIGILGIIIVIIIVIVLVIVFLRRRR
- a CDS encoding class II glutamine amidotransferase, translating into MVDYYPSGCGVFGILRKRNSPKVKGNLVVRAIDRVRYRGSDKGAGFAVFNLEKRNYYVIKAFYEGNPSELKDMFSKYGVEVKNVELLTKYSNLCDCNLIALGDINEVRKAIRNVNEIMWNGKERKGRVYSVGSSLHVYKGVGYPKDVAEQYRVEEFEGDLWLAHTRQPTNSPGYYPFWSHPFSSFNVAIVHNGDVSSFGANVEYLNSRGLNSFVGTDSEVLAFLFEELIAEGLTIEEAVKILINPSRRFNALPKDIDYLYRNAMLDGPFTAVIGYDSGDDLYLIAIADRSKFRPAIIGEDESYYYVASEENEIREISPKAKVWTLKPGSYFIASYKKGIISYGRSNDELKTFSPPPIMVPEKYDINAYNIGYKELNYEILKLAEKGKKEITVANVLGHRYIGINLPAKNINNLRINLYGIVGNAMANLNEGNEFYVYGNVADDCCDTMHGGKVVIYGDARDVLAQTFQNGKIFVKGNAGNRVGIQMREYKDKRPYLIIGGIVDDYLGEYMAGGVIIVFGKGFNGEPVGNFVGTGMVRGRIYIRGKVSPSKLGLQPPRYEIMRLLKALFLEGLISSEEYDSLKNEEYIEIVNKLKGEAKEYAKKLFEEKIGVPTYEYRELTEEEFKELYPVVDEYSKDMMDYSYTELLKEKFTVITARKL
- a CDS encoding ABC transporter permease, which encodes MVNTLDIFWLAYKGLVSRKAISILAIISVMIGVASVTVLVAFTQGISQSILSVVESLGSNTILVLPRSSAGLTQATVATIASLPGVEAVYPVVSGFGEINVEGQQLGVSIIGIDNLSALLGQVLLQSGSVYPPVTSPEAVIGSEVANPVPGVFFSPGDIITVQISRGNSIALEIVGVLSPSGANPLSNSQTSIFLPLGEAMAILNRTSYSEIIVEAQSVNDVNNVVNLIGEIYGNQFSVISVQQLINTVSTITSGFSFLLISVASISLFVGAVGIMAIMLSRVYQRIREIGIMKTVGLTTRDILLVFLAESGIIGLIGGIVGILVGLVGTSFIDLLSAITSQSASSSSVSTNTGGFRGGGGFGRFGGASASSASFFTFKPIISIEAILIALAVAVAVSLIAGIYPAWKAAKLTAIDAIRRD
- a CDS encoding glycosyltransferase — protein: MKKIKVAVIAHGLGMSRGYSGEGTIYKTFFEMLEERKINYVAISFAKPYDKSIPSVYTLPFHLPKLDKYQRLLTYYTAKKVKPDLYLNASGVPIPLSELAPHVIYAGAPSIANLPSKYTRSLFWKLYLLPFRLVINKIKDEGKRAKIIANSRYSAKAIAEVYKINEPKVIYPPVDVEYFQRAYNEEKRENFFVTIGRIERGKMLENSILLAAKSGVKGVIIGSLNERDYLNKLIKLKRELNADIEIVTNLPREELLKVLSKAKVYFHATIGEHFGIPVIEAMAGGVIPIVPKESGAYEVVPEFSYSDIEEAVTLLKSLLENENIGLRREMKNRALNFSKENFKRNIFSEISSIIF
- a CDS encoding ABC transporter ATP-binding protein, which codes for MTDILIDAMDLKKVYKTKNIEYIALRGVTLKVKKGEFLVIAGPSGSGKTTLLDLLGLLDSPSAGKVIIDGSDVTNFDEDERAIFRRRYIGFVFQSYNLITYLTVLENVELALAAVGVPVWKRKEKAEEILSMIPGMLELKNKKPNELSGGQQQRVAIARALANDPKILLADEPTANLDSKTGEAIVELMKKLNDEKKVTIIMATHDPDMMKYADRIVYIRDGLIEKEVIQNE
- a CDS encoding FMN-binding glutamate synthase family protein codes for the protein MLVYNKYLPVPKQFNDEFWTVEKVEHIRYLSLTGKPYKIFNEDMNSLRVLDKVRFKLDKATSISLTPKANLELEFSGIYMKSPLYLGDMSYGALSGNPNIAIATAADLTETLAGTGEGGLHPEVAKHKRIFVQWASARFGVDIRVLTAGMGVVIKIGQGAKPGIGGHLPGNKVTEPISVTRRIPIGIDAISPAPHHDIYSIEDLGQRIEALKEATGKPVFVKVAATNYIPYIVSGIARMGADGVIIDGHGAGTGATPVVIRDNVGIPIELAVASADKILRREGLRDKFTIIAAGRVSSATDAAKLIALGADVVSVGTGALIAMGCVMVHKCHVGSCPTGLTAKIDGTRVVDVEFGVKMLVNFINGFSMELANILDNLGLNSIKELRGKRELLYGHGLSKDTLEILGIEGTEDEVNPKLGELWNRRVIAYMHELMNKGNPVITSMGSTAPPDVEKPARIIDWLRSDGAQVTRPSIDPYREDVDTSFYLKGGEIYLSLPIIFDITEASLEYKEAFAWSALALSSAVFDYETIDKYAEVFISSDGKGIARWSKSDIYENSYLLIPADENVIDEVIGMGVQGFIVDEDSGNSDLELVVSALDTKLKEVGVRNHYDILAKSGRLRHSADAFKLVLLGADSVIMPYFILEKAIGEGNKGNLKEKAFSLIAGMKKEIALLAGAAGVYSVQSTLTGNRELLRSINLSYPIRKALRIKPAGSL